The sequence tacatacaatgatacatacacacatgtatgtatgtatgtatgtatgtatgtatgtatgtatgtatgtatgtatgtatgtatttatttatttatgtatgtaggtatacatacattcatacatacatacatacatacatacatacatacatacatacatacatacatacatacatacacacacacatacacacacacaacataaatTCTGCTTATTCCAGTTTCAAGTAAAAATAGACATACATAACTCTGTTGGTGATATTACATACTTAATCATAATTCACCACTTGCAGAATTCtcatctttcattttcataaatgtaaATGACTAGTATTCTTTTATCTTGTTTACTCGTTAATATTATGTTGCTGAAACATTCATACATCATTGTTGTCAACTGTTGAAAGCTCTGTCACTAGCTAATGGTCATTAAATACGCATCAGTAAGTAAGAGAATGTAAGTAGCTTTTATagaaagtaaaataaagtaaaggaAGTCGTGGGTGATGTGCTAGACAGTGTGTGGGTTGTAAACCATCCACACTGCGTGAGTTGTTATGGCACCACCATTCAACgtaaattacaatatttcaaatatggtTCAATAAGAAGGGTAATCTAAGCTGATTTCCATAGAAACTAAAAAATGAGCAAGAAAATAGATTGAATTTGGGTCTGTGTTCCTGGAGGTAATTTATAGAAAGGGGATGTTGAGGTGTCATCTATGGATAAGGTGCCATCATTAGGCGTTGTGCCATTACAAGCATGTCATACAGACTTCACATGTTTATGATCATCAAACAAGCAACATAATTACATTCAGATGTTTTCTTACGTGAATGTCAAAAAGTCATACAGGCGGCAGCAGTAAGTGATGAATATAGTTCAATAGCCGCAAGCTGTAATTTAGTCTGATGTCGTCGTCTGTGTTTAACCACTCGTCAGAATTGCACCTACTATAATAATGTAGCAGTAAGAATTGATTATGTACACTTCATTGTTTCCAGCATTAGTATAATCAGATTTTAAATAAATGCAATTCATAATCTGTGATTGTTTTTATTGAACCAATCTTCTTTGATTAGGAATTAAATCGTTGAAATCAGATACTTGATATGTTTGAGACAAGTTCTCAGCATGCCACCATTAATTAATCCTTTGTGCAAATTTACTCAATCACTTTTATTCTTTGCTCAAGACTTAGTATTGCTAAATAAAtatagtgtgtatatatttacaatcaGATCTTTGTTGTTTTTCTAAGCCGTATAACACATACATAGTAGGTAGCAAGCAACCAATAATTGCCTTGTGAACTTAAAAGGCTCTAAGGTAAAAAACTGTCAGTCTAGGTAATTTGGGCAAAATGGAATACTGATAAAAAGTGAAAGCGCTCTTTAGAAAATGGTTGAAAATAGCCAATTAGATTTAGTTTATAAAATTGAGGAACCGGACAGGTTTTCCACACTACagacgtatttgcataatttgtgcAGAATCTGTTGACATGGTAACGTGATCAATATGCACAGTCATGATGCAGTGGCTAGTTTGTATATGTCACTCATAATGCAGTTACATCGTCAATTTGTGTAGATGTCAGTGAATGacatttaaaatattaagtGACTTCAGTTTGTGTATATTCCAGTCATTGAACGAGCCAGGCCTGGTAGCAGGTTCAGTTTTAGTCTAAAACTATACATGTGGGCTTGTTTTCTATGGTGTGTCTCTACACCAatgtcaaatggatttctctagcaTGACATACTGGTATTGTTCTTACCACTGACATTTGCCTACTAGatacatggagagagagatcatagaaaacaagcccacacacacatacagtttCTAAATTCTAGACTAGTTCATTTGAAGACACTTCTGAATCAGGTCTTTTTATTTACTGACAAGGAAAGATGGATGACAAGTTATGATTGAACTAATCTGTAAATTTATTTCTCTCAAAGTCTTCAATGCATTAACAGGCATTGTATTCATGAAAACCAAGTTGTACACTTTCAAACAGAAAGTATAGGATTTCCTTGCTCTTTGTCTTGACAGTGCTTGTCTAAGTCATCTGTTGTGCTCAAAGTATAAGTCAATCCATTGAAATTACCAATTGTTTAGCCATTACAATTTCCCTTAAAGTTCACCTTACATCAGTCTAAAAGGTTCAGCTCTTGGAATGCACTCGCATTATATATAGGTTAAAATTACATAGGTCTAATGAAGGAAAAGGCCAGTCAGACTTTACATATATGCCTTTACCTAGCTTATAAAGCTTaatagtacacttgtattgattactgctatcaacttataaCTTccaggaaaagtccagtcagatttatttctacctttagtacacttgtattgattactgctatcaacttaaaggaaaagtccagtcagacttatttctacctttagtacacttgtattgattactgctatcaacttacaagttacaggaaaagtccagtAAGACTTACATATACCTTtcatacacttgtattgattactgactatcaatgtatatatatgattttaggtgataaaatagcatctTTGTAAAGTACTCAACTTTGAattcttgtaaagaagccctactgcacttgacatgtattCAGCCATTGGGGATTTCCTGGAACAAGGGTTTATTTATGGAAAAGCCTCTGATAATGACATCATGTTTACCACAGTCTCTgtgtcttgacaaatacaaaaagtGTCATTCAGCCACCAAATACTCATGGCAAGGGATAAGTTGCTTTCCATCTTTAACTCATACTGACATGGGCCCTTATCAGTATCATCATATTTTTCTTGACTGACTAGAGAAAAATAGGTGTaattatttatcaattattaatatTCTCATGTCTTATAACTAGTACTGCCAAGTGTTATAATGTAACAATTTCATTATTCGTTTCTTTACAGAATTGTGATCATCTTAAGAGTTTTGGAATCTAATACTGTGAAGACCTAACCATGGCTGGTAGTCTTACAAAGCAAGGCATAGTATGGGCCATCATCTCACTCATTGGTACATCAGTAGCGTGTGCCGGATACTATCTACCGTACTGGATACAAGGATCATACAAAAACCATACTGTTCACTTAGGTATATTCCGGCGTTGTAACTACTACAAGGACGATGTGATGATACTGGAATGTGGACGCTACACAACGTTTTCCGATATACCCACCCTTTCGTGGCAAATTTGCACAATAGTTATAGGAGTGGGGTGTGGACTCGCTATCTTAATTTCATTAACTGCATTATTGTCATGTTGTATTAGTGATTTGATCACAAGAAAAGTTGGCAGAATAGCTGGTGGATTACAGTTCTTAGCTGGTAAGTATTTCAGTGTTTTCATTGCAGACAAAAAGTACCAAAACTCCATTTGTGTTCTCAAGTCAGTTTACTTACTGACAGATTCCCCTTCCTAAAATTTTAGGCAAGTGTACATTTTCAGTCATCTATTTCAATATTACAAATCAGGATTGTGTTAGGGGGTTCAACTCTATTGACATCCCTAACTtcattgttttgaaacaaacatgaagttgtctgtctgtctgtctgtctgtctgtctgtctgtctgtctgtctgtctgtctgtctctgtctgtctgtctgtctgtctgtctgtctgtctgtctgtctgtctgtctgtctgtgatctTGACAAAAATTTTGGTAGATACtgtaattttcatatatatttgacaattttattttcacttccAAAAATTATCTTGGCCACCCTTAattagttttgttattttgataagTGTTTGTTTAAAGATTTCATGAAAGTGTAGATGGTTTTGATAatttcgttttcactttcaaaaaTTATCTTGGTCATCCCTTACTTTTATACATATTAGCAGGGcttaaaattaacttttttctttggtagtcctagtgggctaccaatttcagaaagtggtagcccaaggattgtgacctgtagtcccatattcctcaactgaaaacagagttcctctattggaaataagtgtattataaaaatacttttatgtctgtaaatcttccattcTTAAATTATTGCATAATCAGTGATAGCctaagtgggctaccagctacatattatggtagccccatgacaagaattcaTAGTCTGGGGACTTGGGACTGTTGTTAATTTTGAACCCTGCTTAGTGTTGGTTTTTTGAAAGGCGTTTGTTCaagttttgttcaaaattttcatttacaGCAGATTTCATGAGTTTATTTTTGTGGCTTATATTAAAAGATCCAGCATACTTGACACATATACACAGTGAGTACTTTACAGTCAGTAAACACTTGTGGAATCATATTAAATTGTAGCTATTGATATTGAGGGATCACTTCACTACACAACATGTGATATGGGATGGAATTTGACTATAGTTCCTACCACACAGACTATTGGTAGCCCAAATATGTCACTTAAATTTATAGATTGTATGGATTACAATCATTCATGTATTAACAATGTCAAACAAGGTCAAATGAATTCTGTGTTATGCAAAGGTTGTAGAGTTATATTGTTATAAATCATGAAGTTATTACTACATTGGTTAATATAACTAAACTATGATGGACACATCATATCATAGCATAAAactgtttgcttgtttgtttgtttgtctgtctgtctgccagcttgtttgtttgttggttggttggttggtttaaTTGATTATTTTGCTCATATTTGATAAAGGACAACTATAGATACCCAGTTCATTTGCAATAGAAAATAATCTACGGGAAATGCAAAAAAATGTAGATATTTGTTGATAAACTTCGGACTTTTTGATTGTTCAtaaggcctattaaaaaaaaattgtgtggttccgattacacccagtttttttatttgattttattcaTGTGTAACTGTAagtgtctaattcaggttttccattgtcttccaaatggtctctgtgttgtttattactTCTTGTGTACAGTCATTAccgattggaagaatagttttatactgtctttcactatttcttgtgcgacttcacaattttttgagattttattttatttttcacgaatacgtaaaaaaagtttagggttggcagtaaAAACCCAgatggggttgggtaactggaaccagaCAGTTATTTTTTTAAGGCCCGAGttatattattatgttattactATGGCAAATGTACTATTGGACACAATCTATACTGCTATGGAAAGTACACCatcggcaaactaagatagacacaaacaaagaaaactatTTTTGCATGAGGTACATTATAAAATTGAATGATAATGGGTGAaaatcataaaagttattactATGGCAAATATACTATTGGCAAACTAAAGAGAGTCACAAGCCTTACTACCATGGAAAACATtctatcaaattaaatacaacAATGGTAGATGGAATATTACTATCAGGAagctaaaatagacacaaactaaaaacatACGAGTTCAAAtattccaaattgccattacttttcgAATCATGCTTGCACAGGTATAATTCTGTTATTCTGAAATAAATTTCTTCATTCCACCAGCGTATACTAATGACCCTTTCAGAAGGATTTTCTCACTTTTCAGCTTTTACTTTTAAGTGGCaatgccccttaggtcattcatttttttcttggcTTAATGGAGAAACATATCGGGAAGCAAATAATTATAGTTGTATAGTCAAAATTTTTACAGAAACCAGAGAAAGGTATTTCAAAGTGATAACCATGGAAACACACATGGATTGTTATCTGATGACATGTATAGAATACTTTATAGTTCTTTTCTCCatggaaaaaacaaacaaatttagtATCTGACAAATTAATTCTGCTGGAATAATTACAACATGTTTATTGTGCCGGAGCAATACTCAAGTTGTCACTTCAGATTGCAGTgagaataatttatatttacatcatTCTTAAATATTCTCCAGACTCATATTGTAATTGCAATGGGATTAATTCATGTTCTGTTTGAGCAATTCTCAAGTCGTCTCCAGACTCAGATTGCAATGGGATTAATTCATGTTCTATTTAAACAATTCTCAATTTGTCACCTGATTCAGGTTACAATGGCAATAATGTATATTATTGAACACTGATAATTCCCAAGCTGTCATCAGAACCGCAAGTCGTGATCAGAATTAGATTGTGATGTGAATAATTTATATTGTGTTGGAACAACTCAAAAGCTGTCGTCTATCGCATATGGACTGTGTATTTCAGTAGTCTGTGCTGTGTTATCTACCACACATGGAATACTGCATATTATATGTGTATCTTATCAAATATACATCATGAAAGTAAAtgagttatttatttatttatttcaaatgtacctGAATGTTTTTATAATTGACTTGCTGTGGTATAAAAGCGTATAACCAGCTGTGCTCCTTAGGAACATTATGATGATTGCAATGAAATACACagtatgtcaatatttattcattattgtgTGCATCAATCACCAACACAGCACACTCTGTTTTGTACACAGCCCCAACAGGCTTTCATTAAAATTCTAGACATTTCCACATTAGCCAGGGATGTCACATCTGTGACTCTTTTTCCCTGCATGTCAAGTAATTAGAGATTTCTAGTGTGTATTCTGCAATGTGGAATATAATGATGGGCAAAAATCAACTGACTAAGAAATGAAGTCAAAATATACATAGTTTTCAGGATAATTGTTTTCAGAGTTCCTTTCTCTCGCTAGTCAGTAACGTCCATGTTATGTTCAAGTAGGGCTGATTCTGGCCTAAAAAACagattatttttaatatttggtTCCgtttacccaaccccacctagtttttcctaaacatatttttacatattaagatcgtgaaaattgtgaagtctcacgagaaatagtgaatgtgGAAATTGACAataactgttcttccaatctgtaatggctgtatatctgaagggaagaaaccaataacacagagaccatatgaaaaacaacagaaaacataactacctgaacgagacactcacacatgaaaaaaaaataaaaatgaaaagaaaaaatcgagctaccccacctattctaaaattgagtgtaattggaaccacacaattttttttaggccttatgttaaatattttttctttgggatcaaaatttattgacaagttttgaagaaaaaaatttgtttttccAGTTGAAATAGTGTGattgtatttatataatttaaaaaagaagaagatttTTATAAGTTTCTGTTGATATTATGTCTTGTAATTCCCAAAGTATTTGTTTGGTAATTAATTTTTGATAGGCTGATGTGTTCATCCTATCACAATTCAATTTTCCAAGATCACGCAATTTCATAgtaaacaaagacaaaatatacTAAAAGTTGGCATAAATAGTACAGACAATATAAACTTCATCAtagtataaaaatgtacaagaatGATACCTGTTGATTTGGTATCCATGGAAACACTTGTAAATtgtcttgaaaatgaaatggatATGGTCCCAGGCTAGAAACAAAAAAGTTTAGTAACTTTTCCTAAGTTATGGATATACGTCATGTGTAGggatttttttgtcaaaactaAATCTTTCCTACCAAAAGTACAATCACATATTTCTGAGCTGCACTCAGCTGATAACTTGCACTACTTTGTAACATTTCTATAGTCTATGTTTTAAAACTAGAATCAAGGACAAGTT comes from Glandiceps talaboti chromosome 11, keGlaTala1.1, whole genome shotgun sequence and encodes:
- the LOC144441899 gene encoding LHFPL tetraspan subfamily member 6 protein-like → MAGSLTKQGIVWAIISLIGTSVACAGYYLPYWIQGSYKNHTVHLGIFRRCNYYKDDVMILECGRYTTFSDIPTLSWQICTIVIGVGCGLAILISLTALLSCCISDLITRKVGRIAGGLQFLAGALIATGCVLYPNGWNHIEVQQVCDNQAESYNLGSCKIVWAYFMCSIGAILIVIASFLTFKAGKGKMGSYAV